A genomic window from Pseudomonas alcaligenes includes:
- the rluB gene encoding 23S rRNA pseudouridine(2605) synthase RluB, with protein sequence MSESEFEPRPSGEKLQKVLARAGLGSRRDIEQWITDGRVKVNGAIANLGARVEPRDAISVDGQLLRREDAQVVRRVLIYNKPEGEICTRDDPEGRPTVFDRLPRPKEGRWINIGRLDINTTGLLLFTTDGELANRLMHPSYEMDREYAVRVRGEVTEEMIEQLKAGVMLEDGPAKFTDIKEAPGGDGLNHWFHCVVMEGRNREVRRLWESQGVVVSRLKRVRFGPVFMTSDLPMGRWREMGQREVDILSEEVGLKPVALPAMKEKMREKLDRLQRKAAKPLARGERPKRVLRPAEGEVAEAPRAPRGEGAERAPRKPAGERREGGRGTPVAERPSEVNKKRAPRPAVELADRPARKPRPVAPGKRPPSGDGQRPGFGRKR encoded by the coding sequence GTGGATCACCGATGGTCGGGTCAAGGTCAATGGCGCCATCGCCAACCTTGGCGCCCGTGTCGAGCCGCGCGATGCCATCAGTGTCGATGGCCAGTTGCTCAGACGCGAAGACGCCCAGGTGGTACGCCGCGTACTGATCTACAACAAGCCGGAAGGCGAGATCTGCACCCGCGACGACCCGGAAGGCCGCCCGACCGTATTCGATCGCCTGCCGCGACCGAAAGAAGGGCGCTGGATCAACATCGGCCGCCTGGACATCAACACCACCGGCCTGCTGCTGTTTACCACCGACGGCGAACTGGCCAACCGCCTGATGCACCCCTCCTACGAGATGGACCGCGAGTACGCCGTGCGCGTGCGTGGCGAGGTCACCGAGGAGATGATCGAGCAGCTCAAGGCTGGCGTGATGCTGGAAGACGGCCCGGCCAAGTTCACCGACATCAAGGAAGCGCCCGGCGGCGACGGCCTCAACCACTGGTTCCACTGCGTGGTGATGGAAGGCCGCAACCGCGAGGTGCGCCGCCTGTGGGAGTCCCAGGGCGTGGTGGTCAGCCGCCTCAAGCGCGTGCGCTTCGGCCCGGTGTTCATGACCTCCGACCTGCCCATGGGGCGCTGGCGCGAGATGGGCCAGCGCGAGGTGGACATCCTCAGCGAGGAGGTTGGCCTCAAGCCGGTGGCCCTGCCGGCGATGAAGGAGAAGATGCGCGAGAAGCTTGACCGCCTGCAGCGCAAGGCGGCCAAGCCGCTGGCCCGCGGCGAGCGGCCCAAGCGCGTGCTGCGTCCGGCCGAAGGCGAGGTTGCCGAGGCGCCCCGTGCGCCCCGTGGCGAGGGCGCCGAGCGTGCGCCGCGCAAGCCGGCTGGCGAGCGCCGCGAAGGTGGCCGTGGGACGCCGGTGGCCGAGCGGCCGTCCGAGGTGAACAAGAAGCGCGCCCCGCGCCCGGCGGTGGAACTGGCCGATCGGCCGGCGCGCAAGCCTCGCCCGGTCGCACCGGGCAAGCGCCCGCCGAGCGGCGATGGCCAGCGCCCCGGCTTTGGCCGCAAGCGCTGA